A stretch of the Arachis stenosperma cultivar V10309 chromosome 6, arast.V10309.gnm1.PFL2, whole genome shotgun sequence genome encodes the following:
- the LOC130932375 gene encoding uncharacterized protein LOC130932375: MPGAHHRFCAWHLWQNFQKQWKDSHLKSLLWKCVRAMTVQEFNGHMQSIKRVNEKAWAYLDKFPRQAWTRAHYKDFPKVDNVCNNMCEVFNAATKPYRCKPVLTLLEEVRRYAMTSMARNKLKLSSHMGYLPPIQQSRLAKERHYSRYYTPMWYGDAAEVMFEVHGEPHNVVVDLGNQTCSCRSWQLSGLPCRHAIAAISVMNGRSENYVHAWLTMGLYNKTYEYHINPVRGQQLWKTSEYLHCLPPVRSKLRGRPSHYARKKDQHEAPVWGSQERTATKLKRKYGKFTCGTCGNVGHTTRSCRISKKQKADELAAAAKAAEDAADKGDTGSKGNKGEVVTEECEVGAEGGQIDTQTEVAAEGGLGAEQEPATKAVKTTKTAKKGHLRTKCERRIDKLPVKRTTSSTAATAAAAPHPTEISRETIQGASAATSEKLASFLKFVPNPGSNPPRKTV; the protein is encoded by the exons ATGCCAGGTGCGCATCACCGCTTCTGTGCGTGGCACCTTTGGCAAAACTTTCAGAAACAATGGAAGGACTCACACTTGAAGAGTTTGCTTTGGAAATGTGTTAGAGCCATGACTGTCCAGGAATTCAATGGACATATGCAGTCTATAAAGAGGGTGAATGAGAAGGCGTGGGCATATTTAGACAAGTTTCCTCGGCAGGCATGGACCAGGGCTCACTACAAGGACTTTCCAAAGGTTGACAATGTCTGCAACAACATGTGTGAGGTGTTCAACGCTGCCACCAAACCATACAGATGTAAGCCCGTCTTGACTTTACTGGAGGAGGTTAGGAGGTATGCCATGACTAGTATGGCAAGGAACAAACTGAAACTCTCTAGCCATATGGGATACTTACCTCCGATTCAACAAAGTAGACTTGCAAAGGAAAGGCATTACAGCAGGTACTATACACCAATGTGGTATGGAGATGCGGCTGAAGTGATGTTTGAAGTGCATGGTGAACCACATAATGTGGTGGTTGATTTGGGAAACCAAACATGTAGCTGCAGGTCTTGGCAGTTATCGG GGTTACCTTGTCGTCATGCAATAGCTGCGATTTCAGTCATGAATGGTAGATCTGAGAATTATGTCCATGCATGGCTAACAATGGGCTTATACAACAAGACTTATGAGTACCATATCAACCCGGTAAGAGGCCAACAGTTGTGGAAAACATCAGAATACCTCCATTGCTTACCTCCTGTAAGGAGCAAACTCCGTGGCAGGCCATCAcattatgcaagaaaaaaagaTCAACATGAGGCACCTGTTTGGGGGAGCCAAGAGCGCACAGCAACAAAATTGAAGAGAAAATATGGCAAATTCACATGCGGGACATGTGGGAATGTTGGTCACACAACAAGGAGTTGTAGAATATCAAAGAAACAAAAGGCTGATGAGCTAGCAGCTGCTGCAAAGGCTGCTGAAGATGCTGCAGATAAGGGTGACACTGGTTCTAAAGGTAACAAAGGTGAGGTTGTTACTGAAGAATGTGAGGTTGGGGCTGAAGGAGGACAAATTGATACTCAAACAGAAGTTGCTGCTGAAGGGGGTCTAGGAGCTGAACAAGAACCTGCAACTAAG GCTGTAAAGACTACAAAGACTGCAAAGAAAGGCCATCTGAGAACTAAATGTGAGAGACGCATAGACAAACTCCCTGTCAAGAGGACAACTTCATCCACTGCTGCTACTGCTGCGGCTGCTCCACATCCAACTGAGATTTCAAGAGAGACTATTCAGGGAGCTAGTGCAGCAACCTCTGAAAAACTTGCCTCCTTCTTGAAATTTGTTCCAAATCCAGGATCCAACCCACCAAGGAAAACTGTCTAA
- the LOC130933599 gene encoding uncharacterized protein LOC130933599 — MGGGEKSQSSSSRNNAAGRPYGNKGMRNRGGKNGVFCYCGLRTVMKHSTTAENPGRPFYGCPNYEYEIHCNFFRWANGCEDQVSAAPIPLEVLHELSWRMTTLESDVRTVKMMTMMLLAFVVTFGVCLGFSLLGFIFNK, encoded by the exons ATGGGTGGTGGCGAGAAAAGCCAAAGTAGCTCAAGTAGGAACAACGCCGCAGGCAGACCTTATGGCAACAAAGGAATGCGAAATAGGGGAGGTAAGAATGGTGTTTTCTGTTATTGCGGGCTTCGAACGGTGATGAAGCACTCAACAACTGCAGAAAATCCTGGTAGACCATTTTATGGTTGTCCGAACTATGAG TATGAAATTCACTGTAATTTTTTTCGCTGGGCTAATGGGTGTGAAGATCAAGTTTCTGCAGCACCCATTCCACTAGAAGTTTTGCATGAGTTAAGTTGGAGGATGACAACCTTGGAGAGTGATGTTAGGACCGTGAAGATGATGACAATGATGCTACTGGCTTTTGTTGTTACttttggtgtgtgtttaggTTTTAGTTTGTTGGGGTTTATATTCAACAAATGA